The genomic interval CGAGGGTCGCTTCGATGATGTCGATGCGGGCCATCACGCCGTCACGCTCGGCGACGCCGGCACCGTGCGCACCGTACATGCCGACCGCGTGCACTTCGTCGCAGTAGGTCATCGCATTGTACTTCTCGGCGAGATCGCAGATCTTCGCCAGCGGAGCGGTGTCGCCGTCCATCGAGTACAGGCTCTCGAACGCGATCAGCTTCGGACGGTCGGGACCGGCGGCGATCAGCAGCTCTTCGAGATGAGCGGTATCGTTGTGGCGCCAAACCACGCGCTCGCAGCCCGACTGACGGATGCCTTCGATCATCGAATTGTGATTGAGCGCGTCCGACAGGATCAGGCAGTTCGGGATCAGCTTGCCGAGGGTCGACAGGCCGGTCTGGTTGGAAACGTAGCCCGAGGTGAACAGCAGCGCCGCTTCCTTGCCGTGCAGCGAGGCGATCTCCTGCTCCAGCTGCACCAGTGGATGATGCGTACCGGCGATGTTGCGGGTACCGCCGGCGCCGGTGCCTATCCGGGTCGCGGTCTCGACCATCGCGCCGACCACCTTCGGGTGCTGGCCCATGCCGAGATAATCGTTCGAGCACCAGATCACGACATCGCGAGCTCCGGAGTTCGAGTGCCACGTAGCATGCGGGAACCTGCCGGCAATCCGCTCGAGATCAGCGAACACCCGGTAACGACGCTCGTCGTGAAGGCGGGTGAGAGCGTCTTGAAAGAATTGATTGTACTGCATCGCGATGACCTGTTGGGGAGGCGGATCGAACGACGGAACGCCGCAGAACCGGCGAAACTATTAGAACTCTTCCATCAAGGAAGTCGAGGCGCAATTCGGCGATCGAGCTGCGCCCGACGCGATCCATATCATCGGTTCCGCAGGGCAAGGCTTGATGAAGATCAATGCCTTGGCTCGAATGCGGCCTTGTCAGGGATCACGCGGACAACGCCGCAAACGTTAAGCGCTGGTGAACCGCAATACGCCGTCCGTCGTCGGCGCCAGCTGCAAACGGTTCTGCGTCAGCATGTAGTTGACGTGCGCGATCAGCTCGCCGACCGCAAAGCCGGTCTGATGCGCATCCAACACGTGTTTGTGAAATACCACCGGGACCAGTTCGGCCGAACTCATCGGGGTGGAGCGGCAGGCGTCCGCAATCATCCCGCAGCGCTCCTCGTGATGATCGGCGAGCTGTTTGATGCGGGTCTTGACGCCATGGAACGGCAGGCCATGGCCCGGCAGCACCAATACGTCGTCCGGTAATAGTGTGTCGAGCTCGGCAAGCGACGAAAGATACGAGCCGAGCGCGTCTTCGTCAGGCTCGTGTGCCCACACGCTGACATTCGGCGAGATCTTGCTCAGCACCTGGTCGGCGGAAAGGAACAGCTTATCGGCCTCGCAATACAGCATCACTTGATCAGGCGAGTGGCCGGCACCGGTGATGATCCGGAATGACCGTTGCCCGATCGTGATGTCCTTGCCCTTGGCGAGTCTGCAATACGCTGCCGGCAGCGGCACGGTCTTCTTCAGATAATCCTGGCCGCGGCCGACAAGCTGGTCGATCACGGTTTCGTCGATGCCGTGGCGGCGGAAGAACGCGCGGTTGTTGACCAGCCGCTCTTCGGTGCGACGGTTCTGATGATACACGCCTTGCAGATACTCGATCTGCGACATGTAGAACGGGCAGCCGAACCGCTGCACGATCCAGCCCGCCATGCCGACATGGTCCGGATGGGCATGGGTGACGATCACCCGGCTGATGCGAAAGCCCGCCAGCGCACCGTCGAACAGCGTTTCCCAGGCCGCGATGGTCGCATCGTTGCCGAAGCCGGTGTCGACCATCGCCCAGCCATCGCCGTCGGCGAGCAGATAGATGTTCACGTGGTTGAGCCGGAACGGCAGCTTCAGCCGCAGCCACAGCACGCCCGGCGCGATCTCGACCGTCTGGTCGGGGCCGGGGTGGCTGTCCTGCAAGTAGTGCAATTCGTCGTGCGGCGTCTCGGTCGCGTCGGTCTTCTTATGCATTCGGCGCATGCTCCCTGATCCGGCTTACCGGGCGCGGAGCGGCGGCGCCAGCCGAAAAACCGTCAGGGCCGGTTGCAGTCCTGACAGGCCTCAAATTCCAGCATCTGGACGCAAAAAAAGGCCGGCGGGGCTAGCCGCCGGCCTGACTTTCATGTCGGTTGCCGATCAGGCGGCGCGGATATTGGTCAGGAATGCGTCGATCTCCTCGCGCAGCAGCGCCGCTTCCTGGCGCAGCGAGCCCGAGGCATTCAGGACCTCGGCGGCTGCAGATCCTGCCTGCGAGGCGGCGGCGCTGACGCCGACGATGTTACTGGAGACTTCGCTGGTGCCGCCGGCCGCATGCTGGATGTTGCGGGCGATTTCGCGGGTCGCCGCGCCCTGTTCTTCGACCGCCGCCGTGATGGCGGTGGTCACCTCGTTGATCGAAGTAATGGTCTGGCCGATGTTGCGGATTGCGCCAACGGCCGAGCTGGTCACCCCCTGCATGGCGGCGATCTGCGCCCGGATCTCCTCGGTCGCTTTGGCGGTCTGGCTGGCGAGGTCCTTGACCTCCGCCGCCACCACCGCGAAGCCGCGGCCGGCATCGCCGGCGCGCGCGGCTTCGATGGTGGCGTTGAGCGCCAGCAGGTTGGTCTGCGAGGCGATGCTCTGGATCAGGTCGATCACCGCGCTGATCCGTTCCGCGTTATCGGCGAGGCCCTGCATCGTAGTGTCGGTCTCGCCCGCTTCCCGCACCGCGCGGGTTGCGATTTCGGCCGAGGTGGTGACCTGACGGCTGATCTCGGCGATCGACGACGCAAGCTGCTCGGTACCGGTCGCCACGGTCTGGACGTTGACCGAGGTTTCCTCGGCAGCCGACGCGACGGTGGTGACCAGCGCGCTCGACTGCTCAGAGGTGGTCGCCATCGTGTGCGCGGTCTCCTGCATCTGGTCGGCGGAGGATTGCAGCTTCTCCATCGCGCTCCGCACCGTCGCCTCGAATTCGGCGATCCGCGCCTCGATCCGCTGGGTACGTTCGGCCTTGGCGGCGCGATCCTTGTCCTGCTCTTCGCTTAGCGTCCGCGCCCGGATCATGTTGTCGCGGAACACTTCCAGCGATTCGGCCATCACGGCGATTTCGTCCCGGCGGCTGCCGCGCTCGATGGCAGTGCTGAGGTCGCCGGCCGACAGGCTTTGCATCGACTTCTGCAGGCCGCCAATCCGGCGCAGGATGCTGCGTCCGACATACAGCCAGACGAACAGCGCCGAGCCGATCAGGGTCGCCGCGCCGAGTGCGATCATCAC from Rhodopseudomonas palustris carries:
- a CDS encoding MBL fold metallo-hydrolase, whose protein sequence is MHKKTDATETPHDELHYLQDSHPGPDQTVEIAPGVLWLRLKLPFRLNHVNIYLLADGDGWAMVDTGFGNDATIAAWETLFDGALAGFRISRVIVTHAHPDHVGMAGWIVQRFGCPFYMSQIEYLQGVYHQNRRTEERLVNNRAFFRRHGIDETVIDQLVGRGQDYLKKTVPLPAAYCRLAKGKDITIGQRSFRIITGAGHSPDQVMLYCEADKLFLSADQVLSKISPNVSVWAHEPDEDALGSYLSSLAELDTLLPDDVLVLPGHGLPFHGVKTRIKQLADHHEERCGMIADACRSTPMSSAELVPVVFHKHVLDAHQTGFAVGELIAHVNYMLTQNRLQLAPTTDGVLRFTSA
- the hemA gene encoding 5-aminolevulinate synthase, giving the protein MQYNQFFQDALTRLHDERRYRVFADLERIAGRFPHATWHSNSGARDVVIWCSNDYLGMGQHPKVVGAMVETATRIGTGAGGTRNIAGTHHPLVQLEQEIASLHGKEAALLFTSGYVSNQTGLSTLGKLIPNCLILSDALNHNSMIEGIRQSGCERVVWRHNDTAHLEELLIAAGPDRPKLIAFESLYSMDGDTAPLAKICDLAEKYNAMTYCDEVHAVGMYGAHGAGVAERDGVMARIDIIEATLAKAFGCLGGYITGKTEVIDAVRSYAPGFIFTTALPPPICAAATAAIKHLRSSTWERERHQDRAARVKAVLNNAGIPVMPTDTHIVPVFVGDAEKCKKASDMLLEQHNIYIQPINYPTVARGLERLRITPSPYHDDKLIDALAEALVQVWNELGLPLGAKAIAAE
- a CDS encoding methyl-accepting chemotaxis protein encodes the protein MSGKFAKFRRPRLKFPQLGIRGSLFAAFTVIAGMAILISAWAGISLHQLGRTIAELSGRDIPKLAASLQLATESESLASQAPILLDSLSAEQLRERSARMKAAQQVAIQKLADITAYGGDKAVVSALNETLKNIDDTIRSLGAAAKERLDLTTQHAKLYEELRRSHDAFIAVANPAMLDAQTQMNAVLGSANLSQDDATATGRQIEQLGNVIAQSNLIASNLMAALSASSADDLEPVEASFKEARQVVNTNLEGLPQNQTTADIKAAAQKLMALGDGKTGAFKLRQLELDARDYRDLLLDETRKLNVGLGISVKQLVDNVRNETTVGTSDAQAQITLATRVMIALGAATLIGSALFVWLYVGRSILRRIGGLQKSMQSLSAGDLSTAIERGSRRDEIAVMAESLEVFRDNMIRARTLSEEQDKDRAAKAERTQRIEARIAEFEATVRSAMEKLQSSADQMQETAHTMATTSEQSSALVTTVASAAEETSVNVQTVATGTEQLASSIAEISRQVTTSAEIATRAVREAGETDTTMQGLADNAERISAVIDLIQSIASQTNLLALNATIEAARAGDAGRGFAVVAAEVKDLASQTAKATEEIRAQIAAMQGVTSSAVGAIRNIGQTITSINEVTTAITAAVEEQGAATREIARNIQHAAGGTSEVSSNIVGVSAAASQAGSAAAEVLNASGSLRQEAALLREEIDAFLTNIRAA